The following are from one region of the Oreochromis aureus strain Israel breed Guangdong linkage group 1, ZZ_aureus, whole genome shotgun sequence genome:
- the LOC116324027 gene encoding relaxin-3 receptor 1: protein MTEENESVYLNKSLTDMELFQNLVDIDVTADRTPLLRFFICLVYSVVCAAGLVGNLLVLFFIRVKQDRKKSRVNFFVFNLAVTDLQFVLTLPFWAVDTALDFSWPFGYAMCKIILSVTVMNMYASVFFLTAMSVTRYWSVASALKNRTAQRSCSAKWVCAIIWTLATLATAPTSIFSTVTSVTGEKLCLLRFPGGQYWLALYHIQKIVVGFVLPMSIVSISYIMLLRFIRKRSMKTSNPKRRSQVTKSITIVVLCFFLCWMPNHAMTLWSVLVKLNAANWDNAYYTVHTYVFPLTVCLAHTNSCLNPIIYCLMRKEFRTKLRGLIHRG from the coding sequence ATGACTGAAGAAAATGAGAGCGTTTATTTGAACAAGTCACTGACCGATATGGAGCTCTTCCAGAACCTGGTGGACATAGACGTGACTGCAGACCGGACCCCGCTTCTGAGATTCTTTATTTGTCTGGTGTATTCGGTCGTTTGCGCTGCGGGTCTGGTCGGCAACCTGCTGGTCCTCTTCTTCATCAGGGTCAAACAAGACAGGAAGAAGTCCAGAGTAAACTTTTTCGTGTTCAATTTGGCCGTTACGGACCTGCAGTTTGTTCTCACCCTGCCCTTCTGGGCTGTGGACACCGCGCTGGACTTCAGCTGGCCTTTTGGATACGCCATGTGCAAAATCATCCTGTCCGTCACCGTGATGAACATGTACGCCAGCGTGTTTTTCCTCACCGCCATGAGCGTGACCCGCTACTGGTCGGTCGCTTCTGCCCTGAAGAACAGAACCGCGCAGAGGTCGTGCTCCGCCAAATGGGTCTGCGCAATTATTTGGACACTGGCGACTCTGGCGACTGCGCCCACGTCGATTTTCTCAACTGTCACCAGCGTAACTGGAGAAAAACTGTGTCTGCTGAGGTTTCCAGGTGGACAGTACTGGTTGGCACTCTACCACATACAAAAAATCGTCGTAGGCTTTGTTTTGCCCATGTCAATCGTGTCCATCAGCTACATCATGCTGCTGCGCTTCATCCGCAAACGGAGTATGAAAACCAGCAACCCCAAACGCAGATCCCAAGTTACAAAATCTATCACCATCGTCGTGCTGTGCTTCTTTCTTTGCTGGATGCCAAATCATGCCATGACCTTGTGGAGCGTACTGGTCAAACTGAACGCTGCAAACTGGGACAATGCGTACTACACGGTTCATACTTATGTGTTCCCACTGACCGTGTGTCTGGCGCACACCAACAGCTGCCTCAACCCAATTATTTACTGCCTAATGAGAAAGGAGTTTAGGACCAAACTGAGAGGTCTGATACACAGAGGATAG